In the genome of Pseudomonas sp. Teo4, the window TGCGCGCGCCGGTGGCCACGGAGCCTGTCAGCGACACCAGGCGGACTTTGGGGTGGGTCACCAGCGGTTCGCCGACGCTCGGGCCCTTGCCGAACAGGATGTTCACCACACCAGCAGGGAACAGCTCATTGATGATTTCGGCCAGTTTCAGGGCGGTCAGCGGGGTTTGTTCGGACGGCTTGAGCACCACACAGTTGCCGGCCGCCAGGGCAGGGGCGAGCTTCCAGGCCACCATCATCAGCGGGTAGTTCCACGGTGCGATGGAGGCGATCACGCCCAGCGGGTCGCGGCGGATCATCGAGGTGTGGCCGGGCAGGTATTCGCCACCGGCCGAGCCGTTCATGCAGCGGCTGGCACCGGCAAAGAAGCGGAACACGTCGGCAACGGCCGGGATTTCGTCGTTAAGTGCGGCCTGGTAGGGCTTGCCGCAGTTCTGCGACTCCAGGTAGGCGAACACTTCGGCCTCGTCCTCGATGCGCTCGGCCAGCTTGAGCAGCAGCGCGGCGCGGTCCTTGGGCGGGGTTTGCGACCAGGCATCGAACGCCTGATCGGCTGCCTGGACGGCAGCATCCACCTGGGCGCTGCTGGCTTCGTTGAGGGTGATCAGCACCTCGCCCAGGGAAGGGTTGTACACAGCATGGCTGGCGCCCTCACCGGCGATCAGCTGGCCGTTGATCAGTAGATTCGTTTGCATGGCGGTTCCCTTGAGGGGTTTTATCGTTGTGGTACAAGCCGTAAACATATGAAAACATATCTTAATGTTTGATGTTTGCCAACCGCCTTGGCGATAATAGGTCGTCCACCCCAGGAAAACGGGTGAGCAGAGGCGTGCAGCGACCGTATCAGCCACCGCCCAATCTCTATAAGATACGGAACTGAACGTTTAACCCGATGCCTCAGGGCCTGGTTGAACACACTGAATAGGGAGAGTCAATTGAGTGCCCTGAATACTGCCCGCAGCACCGCGTTCATTCGCCTGCGCCAGGAAGGCCGTACCGACGAAGTGGCGCGGCGGCTGGTGGAGGCCATCGAATTGGGGCTGTTCACCGAAGGCCAACAACTGCCCAGCGAAAGCGAGCTGGCACTGCAATTGGGCGTGGCCACCGTCACCCTGCGCGAAGCGCTGGTCGTTTTGCGCCAGCGCGGGCTGATCGAAACCCGTCGCGGGCGCAATGGCGGTAGCTTCGTCTGTGCGCCGGTGGAATTGCCCGAGCCGCTGTTGCTCAGCCGCCTGCGTGAAATGAGCGGCCCCGACCTGCGCGACCTTGGCGATGAGCAGATGGCGATTTCCGGCACTGCCGCGCGCCTTGCCGCCCAGCGCAGCTCCCGCGAACAGCAGGCGCGTATCGCCCAGCATATCGAGTCGCTCAAGCAGGCCACCACACGGCTGGCCAGGCACCGCGCCGATGCGCGCTTCCATATCGAAGTGGCGGCGGCGGCTCAGTCGTTGCGCCTGACCCACGCCGAGATGCGCCTGCAGTCGGAAGTCGGCGAGCTGCTATGGATGGAGGCTGCTGGCGGCGGCGAGGTCAGCGTGATCGAGCAGGAGCACCGGGCGATTCTCGACGCCCTGGTCAACGGTGATGCGGTACTGGCCGGTGCGCTGGCCGAGGCCCATGTCAGTCGCGGTATCAAGCGCCTGATGGCGCTGCGTCTGGAACTGCTGGCCGGTGGCGAAGGCCAGGCCTGAATCGGCGCCAAGACGCCTTGATAAAAACAACGTACAAAAATAC includes:
- a CDS encoding FadR/GntR family transcriptional regulator, which gives rise to MSALNTARSTAFIRLRQEGRTDEVARRLVEAIELGLFTEGQQLPSESELALQLGVATVTLREALVVLRQRGLIETRRGRNGGSFVCAPVELPEPLLLSRLREMSGPDLRDLGDEQMAISGTAARLAAQRSSREQQARIAQHIESLKQATTRLARHRADARFHIEVAAAAQSLRLTHAEMRLQSEVGELLWMEAAGGGEVSVIEQEHRAILDALVNGDAVLAGALAEAHVSRGIKRLMALRLELLAGGEGQA